The Prevotella melaninogenica genome has a segment encoding these proteins:
- the crcB gene encoding fluoride efflux transporter CrcB, producing the protein MIKDILLVGIGSFVGGSLRMVISKYVQLAVASSFPLGTMVVNVLGCFLIGIFSSLSSDNGGVSPAVRLMLTTGFCGGFTTFSTFMNEHTTLLKGGDGFMISSLYIIASLALGFIALLAGRHLVMSFQ; encoded by the coding sequence ATGATAAAGGATATTCTCTTAGTAGGTATAGGGAGTTTTGTTGGTGGCAGTCTTCGAATGGTTATCTCGAAGTATGTACAACTTGCCGTAGCAAGTTCATTCCCTTTGGGAACAATGGTCGTCAACGTGCTTGGTTGTTTTCTTATAGGTATCTTCTCTTCATTATCCAGTGATAATGGAGGAGTTAGTCCAGCTGTTCGCCTTATGCTCACTACTGGTTTCTGTGGAGGTTTTACAACTTTCTCAACCTTTATGAATGAGCATACAACGTTATTAAAGGGAGGGGATGGTTTTATGATTTCTTCCCTTTATATCATTGCCTCCCTTGCATTAGGTTTTATTGCTTTATTAGCTGGTCGCCACCTTGTTATGTCTTTTCAATAA
- the fabD gene encoding ACP S-malonyltransferase: MKAFVFPGQGSQFVGMGKELYDNNPLAKELFDKADEILGFKITEIMFAGTDEQLKETKVTQPAVFLHSVISALCLGDEFKPDMVAGHSLGEFSALVAAGALSFEDGLKLVAARANAMQKACELNPGTMAAIIGLADEKVEEICASVSKDGKVCVAANFNCPGQLVISGSTEGINEACELMKAAGAKRALPLKVGGAFHSPLMQPAKDELQAAIEATTFNAPKCPVYQNVDALPHTDPAEIQKNLIAQLTSSVRWTKSAQNMIADGANEFVECGPGAALQGMLGRIDKTVNAHGV, encoded by the coding sequence ATGAAAGCATTTGTATTCCCTGGACAGGGATCTCAGTTTGTTGGTATGGGTAAGGAACTCTATGACAATAACCCATTAGCAAAGGAACTTTTCGATAAGGCTGACGAGATTCTTGGCTTCAAGATAACCGAGATTATGTTTGCTGGTACAGACGAGCAGTTGAAGGAAACTAAGGTTACTCAGCCTGCAGTATTCCTCCATAGCGTTATTTCAGCACTTTGCTTAGGCGATGAGTTCAAGCCAGATATGGTAGCAGGTCACTCTTTGGGTGAGTTCTCAGCACTCGTTGCAGCTGGTGCATTGAGCTTCGAAGATGGTTTGAAGCTTGTTGCTGCACGTGCTAATGCTATGCAGAAGGCTTGTGAGCTGAATCCTGGTACTATGGCAGCTATTATTGGTTTGGCTGATGAGAAGGTTGAGGAAATCTGTGCATCTGTTTCAAAGGATGGTAAGGTATGCGTTGCAGCTAACTTCAACTGTCCCGGTCAGTTGGTTATCTCTGGTTCAACAGAGGGTATCAATGAGGCTTGCGAGTTGATGAAGGCGGCTGGTGCTAAGCGTGCATTGCCATTGAAGGTAGGTGGTGCTTTCCACTCTCCATTGATGCAGCCTGCTAAGGATGAGTTGCAGGCAGCTATTGAGGCTACTACATTCAATGCACCAAAGTGTCCAGTTTATCAGAATGTGGACGCATTGCCACACACTGATCCAGCTGAGATTCAGAAGAATCTTATCGCTCAGCTTACATCAAGCGTACGTTGGACAAAGAGCGCACAGAATATGATAGCCGATGGTGCTAATGAGTTCGTAGAGTGCGGACCGGGTGCTGCTTTGCAGGGTATGCTTGGTCGTATCGACAAGACCGTTAATGCACACGGTGTATAG
- a CDS encoding alpha-amylase family glycosyl hydrolase, whose translation MKTKLVIYQVFTRTFGNKNLTKKENGTLAENGVGKMNDFDEEVLRRIHDFGVTHLWYTGVIRHATCTDYSAFGIPTQNPRVVKGRAGSPYAITDYYDIDPDIAVDVDARMAEFEALVTRTHAEGMKMIIDFVPNHVARQYKSIAKPEDVEDLGEGDDTSKHFDTQNNFYYCPDEKLDLSGVVENTYTHGAEAYHEFPAKCTGNDRFDSHPQQNDWYETIKLNYGVDYCDAGGRSYHYNPVPSTWKKMTDILLFWAAKGVDGFRCDMAEMVPHEFWAYATLQVKERYPEIIFIGEVYDPNQYRMYVESGFDFLYDKVGLYDCIRGVMCDERPASSITHEWQQVDDIRDHMLYFLENHDEQRIASDFFAGNPWKGVPGMIVSALLQQNPVMVYAGQEFGEKGMDKEGFSGQDGRSTIFDYWTNDAIYKGFFNRDALTTDEKKLSLVYQGLLRFCNREKAVREGLTFDLMYVNHQSHQFNPRKQFAFLRKADDEVLLVVANFDQKRVYINVVIPSHAYDFLALPEQEVEMTDLLSGFTKVVDLKRDGQVALDVEANYGRIYKFNIKKKTVDYVLNSHNKDEFPPAHTAEHLLNQVMIRMFGAARSNNAHIERKKSKMTFILDHKPNRKEEKAIEEEMNRLIAEDLPVTFEMVDRNNIPEGVTVDRLPEDASEMLRLVRIGDFDACLCIGKHVRSTAQIGRFEMLGTNWDEQKRAFRVRFKVIPA comes from the coding sequence ATGAAAACTAAATTAGTTATCTATCAAGTTTTCACTCGTACTTTCGGTAATAAGAACCTTACAAAGAAGGAGAATGGTACATTAGCTGAGAACGGGGTAGGGAAGATGAATGACTTTGATGAGGAAGTGTTGCGACGCATCCATGACTTCGGTGTTACTCATCTTTGGTATACAGGCGTAATCCGCCATGCAACGTGTACAGATTATTCTGCTTTTGGTATACCTACACAGAACCCTCGTGTTGTAAAGGGACGTGCTGGTTCGCCTTACGCCATCACGGATTATTATGATATTGACCCTGACATAGCAGTAGATGTAGATGCTCGTATGGCAGAGTTTGAGGCACTTGTTACTCGTACTCATGCAGAAGGCATGAAGATGATTATAGACTTTGTGCCTAATCATGTAGCTCGCCAGTATAAGAGTATAGCTAAGCCTGAGGATGTTGAAGACCTTGGAGAAGGTGATGATACGAGCAAGCACTTTGATACTCAAAACAATTTCTATTATTGTCCGGACGAAAAACTTGACCTCTCTGGTGTTGTTGAGAATACTTATACTCATGGTGCTGAGGCTTATCATGAGTTCCCTGCAAAGTGTACAGGTAATGATCGTTTCGATTCTCACCCTCAACAAAACGACTGGTATGAGACCATTAAGTTAAACTATGGTGTTGACTATTGTGATGCTGGTGGAAGAAGTTATCACTATAATCCTGTCCCTTCTACATGGAAGAAGATGACTGATATCCTTCTTTTCTGGGCAGCAAAGGGTGTTGATGGTTTCCGCTGTGACATGGCTGAGATGGTTCCACATGAGTTTTGGGCATATGCAACACTGCAGGTTAAGGAGCGTTATCCTGAGATAATCTTCATTGGTGAGGTCTATGATCCTAACCAATATCGAATGTATGTGGAATCGGGGTTCGACTTTCTTTATGATAAGGTTGGACTGTATGATTGTATTCGTGGTGTGATGTGTGATGAACGTCCAGCTTCGTCTATAACACACGAGTGGCAGCAGGTTGACGATATTCGCGACCATATGCTTTACTTCCTTGAGAATCATGATGAGCAACGTATTGCTTCTGATTTCTTTGCGGGTAATCCTTGGAAGGGAGTTCCCGGTATGATTGTGTCTGCTCTTCTTCAGCAGAACCCTGTTATGGTATATGCAGGGCAGGAGTTTGGAGAAAAAGGTATGGATAAAGAAGGTTTCTCTGGGCAGGATGGTCGCTCAACAATCTTTGATTATTGGACAAATGATGCTATCTATAAAGGCTTCTTTAATCGTGATGCTTTGACAACAGATGAGAAGAAACTCTCACTGGTCTATCAAGGACTTCTCCGTTTCTGTAATCGGGAGAAAGCTGTGCGTGAAGGATTGACCTTCGACTTAATGTATGTCAATCATCAGAGTCACCAGTTTAATCCTCGTAAACAGTTCGCTTTCTTGCGCAAGGCGGATGATGAAGTGTTATTGGTTGTTGCCAACTTCGACCAGAAGCGAGTGTATATCAATGTAGTCATTCCTTCTCATGCGTATGATTTCCTCGCTCTACCCGAACAGGAAGTAGAGATGACTGACTTACTTTCTGGTTTTACAAAGGTAGTAGACTTGAAGCGTGATGGTCAGGTTGCATTGGATGTAGAGGCGAACTATGGTAGAATTTATAAGTTTAATATAAAGAAGAAGACAGTGGACTATGTATTAAATTCACACAATAAAGATGAGTTTCCTCCTGCCCATACAGCAGAGCATCTGCTGAATCAGGTGATGATTCGTATGTTTGGGGCAGCGCGTAGTAATAATGCTCACATCGAACGGAAGAAGAGTAAGATGACTTTTATACTTGATCATAAACCAAACCGTAAGGAAGAAAAGGCGATAGAGGAGGAGATGAATCGTCTTATTGCTGAAGACTTGCCTGTAACTTTTGAAATGGTCGACCGCAATAATATCCCCGAAGGTGTTACTGTTGATAGACTCCCAGAAGACGCTTCAGAGATGTTGCGATTGGTTCGTATTGGTGATTTTGATGCTTGCCTTTGCATAGGTAAGCATGTTCGTTCAACCGCTCAGATTGGTCGCTTTGAGATGTTGGGTACAAACTGGGATGAGCAGAAACGCGCATTCAGAGTACGCTTTAAAGTCATTCCAGCTTAA
- a CDS encoding Rne/Rng family ribonuclease: protein MTSEVIIDAQPKEISIALLEDKRLVEYQREPREASFSVGNIYVAKVKKLMPGLNACFVDVGYERDAFLHYLDLGSQFNSYAKYLKQVQSDRKKLYPIQKATRLPDLQKDGTVQNTLQVGQEVMVQIVKEPISTKGPRLTGEISFAGRFLVLIPFGHKVSVSSKIKSGEERARLKQLIQSITPKNFGVIVRTVAEGKRVAELDAEMKVLLSRWNEAITRLQKTHERPQLVFEETGRAVAMLRDLFNPTYENIYVNDDEICTAVQHYVSLIAPEKAGIVKKYTGKVPIFDNFDVTKQIKSSFGKTINYGHGCYLIIEHTEAMHVVDVNSGNRTKEKAQEQNALDTNLGAADELARQLRLRDMGGIIVVDFIDMNLAEDRQMLYERMCKNMQKDRARHNILPLSKFGLMQITRQRVRPVMDVDVDENCPTCFGTGKIRSSILFTDQLERKIDRLVNKVGVKKFYLHVHPYVAAYINKGLISLKRKWQMKYGWGVNIIPSQKLAYLQYEFYDANQQFIDMKEQNDKS from the coding sequence ATGACAAGCGAAGTAATTATTGATGCCCAACCGAAAGAGATTTCGATAGCGCTACTCGAAGACAAGCGTCTGGTTGAATACCAGCGTGAGCCAAGAGAGGCGAGCTTCTCGGTTGGAAACATCTACGTGGCAAAGGTAAAGAAACTGATGCCAGGGCTGAATGCCTGCTTTGTAGATGTAGGTTATGAGCGTGACGCCTTTCTTCATTATCTTGACTTAGGGAGCCAATTCAACTCCTATGCAAAGTATCTGAAACAGGTTCAGAGCGACCGCAAGAAACTTTATCCCATTCAGAAAGCCACTCGCCTACCCGACTTGCAAAAGGACGGAACAGTTCAAAACACACTGCAGGTAGGACAAGAGGTGATGGTACAGATTGTTAAAGAACCCATTTCCACCAAAGGACCTCGCCTTACAGGCGAAATATCATTCGCTGGCAGATTCCTGGTGCTTATACCATTCGGGCATAAAGTTAGCGTATCTTCTAAAATCAAAAGCGGTGAAGAACGTGCACGCCTCAAGCAGCTCATACAGAGTATTACACCAAAGAACTTCGGTGTAATTGTCCGTACAGTAGCTGAAGGAAAGCGCGTAGCCGAGCTTGACGCTGAGATGAAAGTCCTACTGAGCCGCTGGAATGAAGCAATCACAAGACTGCAGAAAACGCATGAACGCCCTCAACTTGTATTTGAGGAGACTGGACGTGCTGTTGCGATGCTACGTGACCTCTTCAATCCAACCTACGAAAACATCTACGTCAACGATGACGAGATTTGCACTGCCGTTCAACACTACGTCTCTCTAATAGCCCCTGAAAAGGCGGGCATAGTGAAGAAGTACACTGGTAAGGTGCCAATCTTTGACAACTTTGACGTTACGAAGCAAATTAAATCAAGCTTCGGCAAGACCATAAACTATGGTCATGGCTGCTACCTCATCATCGAACACACAGAGGCAATGCACGTTGTAGATGTGAATAGTGGAAACAGAACGAAAGAAAAGGCACAGGAACAGAATGCTCTTGACACCAACCTTGGTGCTGCCGACGAGTTAGCTCGCCAGCTTCGACTGCGTGATATGGGTGGAATCATTGTCGTAGACTTTATCGACATGAATCTTGCTGAGGACCGCCAGATGCTGTACGAGCGTATGTGTAAGAACATGCAGAAGGACCGTGCACGTCACAACATCCTTCCACTGAGTAAGTTCGGACTTATGCAGATTACTCGCCAGCGTGTACGCCCAGTGATGGATGTAGATGTGGATGAGAACTGCCCTACCTGTTTCGGTACTGGTAAGATTCGTTCAAGCATCCTTTTTACCGATCAATTGGAGCGTAAGATAGACCGATTGGTTAATAAGGTTGGAGTAAAGAAATTCTATTTGCACGTTCATCCTTACGTTGCAGCTTACATTAACAAGGGTCTTATTTCCTTGAAACGTAAGTGGCAAATGAAGTATGGTTGGGGTGTAAATATCATTCCTTCACAGAAACTCGCCTATTTACAGTATGAGTTTTATGATGCAAATCAGCAGTTCATTGATATGAAGGAACAGAACGATAAATCCTAA
- a CDS encoding HU family DNA-binding protein, with product MKNKNKMTKADIINEIATSTGIAKKDVSAVVESFMETIKDSLLEKKENVYLRGFGSFIVKHRAEKTARNISKNTTITIPAHDFPSFKPAKTFIEDMKK from the coding sequence ATAAAGAACAAAAACAAAATGACGAAAGCAGATATCATCAATGAGATCGCAACGTCTACTGGCATCGCCAAGAAGGACGTTTCAGCTGTGGTTGAGTCTTTTATGGAAACCATCAAAGACAGTTTGTTGGAGAAGAAAGAAAATGTATACCTTCGTGGTTTCGGTAGCTTCATCGTTAAGCACCGTGCGGAAAAGACAGCTCGTAACATCTCAAAGAACACGACTATCACTATCCCAGCACACGATTTCCCAAGCTTCAAGCCAGCAAAGACCTTCATCGAGGATATGAAGAAATAA
- the coaW gene encoding type II pantothenate kinase, with amino-acid sequence MKISIGIDVGISTTKIVGIREGKVIKPLRIKATDPVTSLYGAFGKYLYDNRIDLSEVERVMLTGVGAHYIDKPVYGLPTAKADEFLADGLGAQFESKLQRMIVVSMGTGTSLVLCDGNEIRHIGGIGIGGGTLSGLSRLLLQTDNINEIIALANKGDISRINLQIKDISTSPLPGLPMDATASLFANAQANASREDIALGLIGLVLQSIGSATILSSLNSDIRDFVLIGNLSLLPQCELLFPVMEKIYDVRFIIPKNSEYCTAIGAALQADNIETV; translated from the coding sequence ATGAAGATTTCCATCGGTATAGATGTGGGTATTTCAACAACCAAGATTGTTGGAATCAGAGAGGGAAAGGTTATTAAACCTTTGCGTATCAAGGCTACTGATCCAGTTACGTCCTTGTATGGAGCTTTTGGAAAATATCTATATGACAATAGGATAGACCTATCTGAGGTAGAGCGTGTTATGCTTACGGGTGTAGGTGCTCACTATATTGATAAGCCTGTTTATGGACTTCCAACGGCTAAGGCAGATGAGTTTTTGGCTGATGGCTTAGGTGCTCAGTTTGAGTCGAAGTTGCAACGTATGATTGTAGTTTCTATGGGTACGGGTACTTCACTTGTACTTTGTGATGGCAATGAGATACGTCATATTGGTGGTATCGGTATTGGTGGCGGTACGTTGAGTGGTCTTTCACGTTTGTTGTTACAGACTGATAACATTAACGAAATCATTGCTTTGGCTAATAAGGGAGATATTTCTCGTATCAATCTTCAGATTAAAGACATCTCAACCAGTCCACTTCCAGGCTTGCCAATGGATGCTACTGCATCTCTCTTTGCCAATGCGCAGGCTAATGCAAGTCGTGAAGATATTGCTTTAGGCTTGATAGGATTGGTGTTACAGTCTATCGGTTCAGCAACAATCTTGAGTTCTTTGAATAGCGATATCCGTGACTTTGTACTCATAGGTAATCTTAGTTTGTTGCCACAATGCGAACTCCTTTTCCCTGTTATGGAGAAGATATACGATGTTCGCTTTATTATTCCGAAGAATTCTGAGTATTGTACGGCAATCGGTGCAGCTTTGCAAGCAGATAACATTGAGACAGTTTAA
- a CDS encoding TrpB-like pyridoxal phosphate-dependent enzyme — MAQQKRFILDEKDIPTQWYNIQADMPTKPLPPLHPATRKPMTAEDLSEIFSKECAKQELDCEHAWIDIPEEVLEMYKYYRSTPLVRAYALEKALGTPAHIYFKNESVNPLGSHKVNSAIPQCYYCKQEGVTNVTTETGAGQWGAALSYAAKVYGLEAAVYQVKISMQQKPYRSLIMRTFGAMVEGSPSMSTRAGKDIVTRDPTHPGSLGTAISEAIELAKTTPNCKYTLGSVLNHVALHQTIIGLEAEKQMEMAGEYPHKVIACFGGGSNFGGIAFPFMRHNILEGKKTEFIAAEPNSCPKLTRGKFEYDFGDEAGYTPLLPMFTLGHDFKPANIHAGGLRYHGAGVIVSQLLKDGYMCGMDIPQLESFEAGILFSRTEGIIPAPESCHAIAAAIREAKKAKETGKEDVILFCLSGHGLIDMTAYDTYINGDLRNYTLSDDEIEKNLGTVPKV, encoded by the coding sequence ATGGCACAACAGAAAAGATTTATACTTGACGAGAAAGATATCCCTACACAGTGGTATAATATTCAGGCAGACATGCCCACTAAGCCCCTTCCTCCACTTCATCCGGCTACACGTAAACCAATGACAGCAGAGGATCTTTCTGAAATTTTCAGTAAGGAATGTGCAAAACAAGAACTTGATTGTGAGCATGCTTGGATTGATATTCCTGAAGAAGTGTTGGAGATGTATAAGTATTATCGCTCCACACCTCTTGTCCGTGCGTATGCTTTGGAGAAAGCATTAGGCACACCAGCACATATCTATTTCAAGAATGAAAGTGTAAATCCACTTGGCTCACATAAGGTTAATTCTGCCATCCCTCAGTGTTACTATTGCAAGCAGGAAGGTGTAACGAATGTCACAACAGAGACTGGTGCGGGTCAATGGGGCGCTGCACTATCCTACGCTGCAAAAGTATACGGACTTGAGGCAGCGGTTTATCAGGTAAAGATTTCTATGCAACAGAAACCTTATCGTTCGCTGATTATGAGGACTTTCGGAGCTATGGTTGAAGGTTCACCTTCAATGTCTACACGTGCAGGAAAGGACATTGTTACACGTGATCCAACACATCCGGGTTCGTTGGGAACAGCTATCTCAGAGGCTATCGAACTGGCAAAAACTACACCTAACTGTAAGTACACTTTAGGTTCAGTACTCAATCACGTTGCATTGCACCAAACAATTATCGGCTTAGAGGCTGAGAAGCAAATGGAAATGGCTGGAGAATATCCTCATAAGGTCATTGCCTGCTTTGGTGGTGGTAGTAATTTTGGTGGTATTGCATTCCCATTTATGCGCCACAATATCCTTGAAGGAAAAAAAACAGAGTTTATTGCAGCAGAGCCAAACAGCTGTCCAAAACTGACACGTGGCAAGTTTGAATACGACTTCGGTGATGAAGCAGGTTACACTCCTTTGTTACCTATGTTCACGCTTGGCCATGATTTCAAACCAGCCAATATCCATGCAGGTGGCTTACGCTATCATGGTGCTGGTGTCATCGTCAGTCAATTGCTCAAAGACGGATATATGTGTGGAATGGATATACCACAGTTAGAAAGCTTTGAGGCAGGCATTCTCTTCTCTCGCACAGAAGGAATTATCCCCGCACCAGAGAGCTGTCATGCCATTGCAGCTGCTATTCGAGAAGCAAAGAAGGCAAAGGAAACAGGGAAAGAAGATGTTATCCTCTTCTGTCTTTCTGGTCATGGACTCATTGATATGACGGCTTATGACACCTATATCAATGGTGATTTAAGAAACTATACACTCTCTGATGACGAGATAGAGAAGAACCTTGGGACTGTCCCGAAGGTATAG
- a CDS encoding sodium:solute symporter, whose translation MIIIATILAYFCILLLISRITGHKADNDAFFRANRQSPWYLVAFGMIGASISGVTFVSVPGMVMLSDMTYMQTCLGFVLGYFAVAYLLLPVYYRLKLTTIYSYLQTRLGDYSYKTGASFFLLSKMTGAAVRFYVVCMILQRFVLDAYGIPFPITVVALVALIWLYTRRGGIRTLVLTDTFQTLCMLLALVLIIYKVVETLGMSLPEAAQAIANDSHSRIFVFDDWVSKQNFWKQFLSGIFIVIVMTGLDQDMMQKNLTCKTLREAQKDMCTYGFAFVPANLLFLSLGVLLMMYFNSIGQALPDVPDNLMLQAVAGGQLGTLVVILFTIGIVAACFSSADSALTALTTTYCVDICNRPKDEKLRKRAHIGVSIVFILFILIFRYVNSTSLIDAIYTIASYTYGPLLGLFAFGLCTKRAVNDRLTPYIAVASPLLCFALDTIVSRTTGYKFGYELLMLNGLITFVACYFLPARK comes from the coding sequence ATGATAATAATCGCTACTATTCTTGCATACTTTTGCATCTTATTGTTAATAAGTAGAATAACGGGACATAAAGCAGACAACGATGCTTTCTTTCGTGCAAACCGTCAGTCACCTTGGTATCTTGTTGCCTTCGGAATGATAGGTGCCAGTATTTCTGGTGTCACTTTTGTTAGTGTTCCGGGTATGGTAATGTTGAGTGATATGACCTATATGCAGACATGTTTAGGTTTTGTGCTGGGTTATTTTGCAGTTGCATATCTGTTACTTCCTGTTTATTACCGCCTAAAGTTGACAACTATCTACTCTTATTTACAAACACGTTTAGGCGATTATAGCTATAAGACTGGTGCTTCATTTTTCCTTTTGTCTAAGATGACTGGTGCGGCAGTGCGCTTCTATGTTGTTTGTATGATACTTCAACGTTTCGTCTTAGATGCCTACGGCATACCTTTCCCCATTACTGTCGTTGCTCTTGTGGCACTTATTTGGCTCTACACACGTAGGGGAGGAATTCGTACACTGGTCTTGACAGATACCTTTCAGACCCTTTGTATGCTGCTTGCTCTCGTTCTTATTATATATAAGGTGGTCGAAACATTAGGCATGTCGCTTCCAGAAGCAGCTCAAGCGATAGCCAATGACAGTCATTCTCGTATTTTTGTATTCGATGACTGGGTATCAAAACAGAACTTTTGGAAACAGTTCCTTAGCGGTATCTTTATAGTCATTGTTATGACAGGACTGGACCAAGACATGATGCAAAAGAATCTTACTTGTAAGACTTTGCGTGAAGCACAGAAGGATATGTGTACCTATGGTTTTGCTTTTGTACCTGCCAATTTACTCTTTTTGTCCTTGGGTGTACTGTTAATGATGTATTTCAATAGTATCGGGCAAGCCTTGCCTGACGTGCCAGATAATCTAATGTTGCAGGCTGTTGCAGGTGGACAATTAGGTACATTGGTTGTCATTCTCTTTACAATCGGTATTGTAGCAGCGTGCTTCTCCAGTGCAGATTCTGCCTTAACAGCCTTAACAACAACTTATTGTGTAGACATCTGTAATCGTCCAAAGGATGAAAAGTTACGCAAACGGGCACATATAGGTGTGTCCATTGTGTTTATTTTGTTTATCCTTATCTTCCGTTATGTCAACTCAACGAGTTTGATAGATGCTATTTACACGATAGCTTCTTATACATACGGTCCACTCTTGGGTCTTTTTGCATTTGGCTTATGTACCAAACGAGCGGTAAATGATCGGTTGACACCATATATAGCAGTAGCCAGTCCACTTCTTTGTTTTGCTTTAGACACAATTGTTTCGAGAACTACTGGTTACAAGTTTGGCTATGAATTGTTGATGTTGAATGGGTTAATTACCTTTGTAGCATGCTACTTTCTTCCAGCAAGAAAGTAA
- a CDS encoding glutathione peroxidase: MRTVYEFSVKDRKGKAFSLKEFSNEVLLIVNTATKCGFTPTYEELEALYEKYHAQGFEVLDFPCNQFGQQAPGTDESIHEFCKLTYGTKFPRFKKVKVNGEDADPLFKFLKEQKGFAGWDESHKLYPILDKMLSEADPNYKENPDIKWNFTKFLINKKGQVVARFEPTESIENIAKQIEELL; the protein is encoded by the coding sequence ATGAGAACAGTTTATGAATTCTCTGTCAAAGACAGAAAAGGTAAGGCTTTTTCACTGAAAGAGTTTTCTAATGAGGTGCTACTGATTGTAAACACAGCTACAAAATGTGGCTTCACACCAACTTACGAGGAGTTGGAGGCACTCTATGAGAAGTACCATGCACAAGGATTTGAAGTACTTGATTTCCCTTGCAACCAGTTTGGACAGCAGGCACCAGGTACAGACGAAAGTATCCATGAGTTCTGCAAACTTACATACGGCACAAAATTCCCACGCTTCAAGAAGGTAAAGGTGAATGGTGAAGACGCTGATCCACTCTTCAAGTTCCTCAAGGAGCAGAAGGGCTTTGCTGGTTGGGATGAGTCACATAAGCTCTACCCTATCCTCGACAAGATGCTTTCTGAGGCTGATCCAAACTATAAGGAGAATCCAGATATTAAGTGGAACTTCACCAAGTTCCTTATTAATAAGAAGGGACAGGTCGTTGCTCGCTTTGAACCAACAGAGAGCATTGAGAATATCGCAAAGCAGATTGAAGAATTACTGTAG
- a CDS encoding bile acid:sodium symporter — protein sequence MRRIIQFIKEWTLPVSIATGSLLYLVFAFIPALDGAANFFAPILDAALPLFMFLVLYVTFCKVDFRKLIPVGWHLWIAVSQVLMVAVVIGAILLFHVTGKSLILLEALLTCIICPCASAAAVVTQKLGGNLEEMTTYTFLSNFLCALLIPVCFPLLDAEADITFWSAFVAILYKVCLVLVVPMILAYITKHWHTLCRFYQWVISMNNLSYYLWGCSLLIVSGTTVKNIVHAEVAVSFLLLIAVLALILCLIQFTIGRYIGHFFRSTINAGQALGQKNTAFAIWIAYTYLNPLSTVGPGCYILWQNIINSVEIWRYDHVIKRKNK from the coding sequence ATGAGGAGAATCATACAATTTATAAAGGAGTGGACACTGCCGGTGTCGATAGCTACAGGTAGCTTATTATACCTTGTTTTTGCCTTTATACCAGCCTTGGATGGCGCAGCAAACTTTTTTGCTCCGATCCTTGACGCAGCTCTTCCATTGTTTATGTTCCTCGTCTTATACGTTACCTTCTGCAAGGTAGACTTCCGCAAGCTAATTCCAGTAGGGTGGCATCTTTGGATAGCAGTCTCTCAAGTGCTGATGGTTGCGGTTGTTATTGGGGCAATCTTGCTTTTCCATGTCACAGGTAAGTCGCTCATATTACTTGAAGCTCTACTCACTTGTATTATTTGTCCTTGTGCTTCAGCAGCCGCAGTGGTTACACAGAAGTTAGGTGGAAACCTTGAGGAAATGACAACTTATACCTTCCTCTCCAACTTTCTCTGTGCCCTGTTGATACCAGTCTGCTTTCCTTTGCTTGATGCTGAAGCAGATATAACTTTCTGGAGTGCCTTTGTGGCAATTCTTTATAAGGTGTGTTTGGTCTTGGTTGTACCGATGATTTTAGCCTATATAACGAAACATTGGCACACTTTATGTAGGTTCTATCAGTGGGTAATCAGTATGAACAACCTCAGTTATTATCTATGGGGATGTTCATTACTCATCGTTTCTGGCACAACAGTAAAGAATATTGTCCATGCTGAGGTAGCTGTTAGCTTCCTTTTGTTGATAGCAGTGTTGGCATTAATACTTTGCTTGATACAATTTACCATTGGCAGATATATTGGTCATTTCTTCCGCAGTACGATTAATGCGGGACAGGCTTTAGGGCAGAAGAACACTGCTTTTGCTATCTGGATAGCCTACACTTATCTGAATCCATTGTCAACTGTGGGTCCAGGCTGCTACATCTTGTGGCAGAATATTATTAACAGCGTAGAGATATGGCGGTATGACCACGTCATTAAACGCAAAAATAAATAA